CATAGTACGcaaccagacaacatttccatatagaagaatgggtccgACAACTGTAGTGTAAAGTCAAtaagcaaccttaggtttaattcttcaggtcttacctaaagctctcttccGGGCATAGAAAGCTAGGCCCGCTTCcctaactctttctaagatgtttgacttccaagtcaattTCCTATCTATGGTTAGTCCAAAGTACTTGgcttcttccgaaatcacagaGTTTCCCCCTTGGGCATAATTGGCCTTAACTGTTTcgtagtgaacaatatgagttgttcGATCGCGCCATAGTAAGATATTATTCCCTATACCATAACACCACCTTCACGGCTGTGACGTCGACTAAAGTACCTTACCTCCTTTCTTAAATCAGATTGAACATCTTTTCGTcactaaataatattttttccattcattGGGATAGGTATTTTTAATAGAACTCCAAGCCATGTGATCCCTTGCAAAATCAAGGCGGCGTTCTTTGTGAAATTTATTGAaaggtgttttttattttgtaattttttaagcttCAGAGGTGGCGCTTTTAGAATAGCTCTTCGAACAATATATTTGCTGGCTGCAACATTTGCTATTTCTTTAACTTTTGCTATTGAAAGAGCGAAATTTGATGCAAACCTAAATATTTTGGGGATTTCCTTCGGTGCTAAAGCCATCGCAGGCCTGcctttgtgtacatacatacacccataagcaattgcattttatttatattttttgcagatGAAATATCTGTTGCTTATACCGTTTCACATAATTCAGTTATATATACAGACACACATTTTaatctcattttatttattttctatactttCAGACCATTCTAAACCCACGATCAAACCGATGCCATTTACACAGCGATCATAAAAATGTCGATACGAAAATGTCCGATGCCGAAGCAAATCTTATCAATAGCGCGCAATCACAATGCGCTACGACCGGACGACGTCGCAAGGTCTCCTCTTTGGCCGGCACACTCTCCGCGCGCTCATGTCGCAGTGAAACGAAGGAACTGCGCTCGGCGTTGCAAGATCGCGAAGCAGTCATACAAAATTTACGCATACAACTGTGCTTGGGCAAGTTGCCACGCCCCACGGGACCACCACTCAACGAGAACGAGAAGCCGGCGGCCGAGCAAAAATTGCAAAGGCTGAAAGCCGAAGCGGAGAATAAGAAAATCAAGatcaaaaacttgaaaactgcGCTGGAGAAGCTCGATATAACAGAGTGAGTTGTTGGCGTTGCTGCACTAACTGAAATACGATTTTCAAAACTATTCTTTATATGCATTCATTTGCTTGCTTTTAGTAACATTGACACGCGCATACGTCAAGCAGAATTGGAATATGCACTTGGACGCGAGGAGCTGCAGATGCTGTCGATTGTGGAGGAGGCGCGTGCACTGCAagcgcgtttggagaagtcaaaaccTGAATTGCAGACCATTTACAAGTAAGAATTCCCTACCCATTTGAGTTAACACTATTTGAATACTGTTTCTAACACTCTGCTTCGGTTAATAGCATTCTCAACTCAGGCGACGTGCTAAGCTTGCATGCCGTTCACGCGACTACCGGCCGCTGGGCGGCGCACACCAAGTCCGATCAACCCGGTTTCTTTGTCGAATGGGCGCTCGATGGCGACGGTCTGTATAAGGGTGATCGTATACTCGAGATTAATGGCAAGATGATCGCCTGTCGCACCAAAGAAGAACTCCAAAAGATTATAGGTAATTCAGGAAAATGCCAAATAGTGGTGCTGCGTAAGAAGTGTGCGCCCATACCACAGAAAGTCATAGATCAGGAGAAGGAGAACAGCATGCGACTACAGCATCGCATTTCCTATCTCGAGGAACAGGTGCGAGAGTTGCAGACTGCGAAGGAACAACAGCAGCAATCGCATCAGACACAACTCTTGCCGCAGACACCACAAGCACACACGACTGCCGCGCACATAAATAACA
The sequence above is drawn from the Anastrepha obliqua isolate idAnaObli1 chromosome 4, idAnaObli1_1.0, whole genome shotgun sequence genome and encodes:
- the LOC129243428 gene encoding uncharacterized protein LOC129243428 isoform X1 translates to MNTGSVISEPISAHHRAFAKQKSASMTILNPRSNRCHLHSDHKNVDTKMSDAEANLINSAQSQCATTGRRRKVSSLAGTLSARSCRSETKELRSALQDREAVIQNLRIQLCLGKLPRPTGPPLNENEKPAAEQKLQRLKAEAENKKIKIKNLKTALEKLDITDNIDTRIRQAELEYALGREELQMLSIVEEARALQARLEKSKPELQTIYNILNSGDVLSLHAVHATTGRWAAHTKSDQPGFFVEWALDGDGLYKGDRILEINGKMIACRTKEELQKIIGNSGKCQIVVLRKKCAPIPQKVIDQEKENSMRLQHRISYLEEQVRELQTAKEQQQQSHQTQLLPQTPQAHTTAAHINNTANSHVTSISISSPPSSPPDNKPLVFQRGNYITTLVGGKPIELLGENTAADQNALSKSNSVAHVTKTLIKENTQIDLHPPRTPRVCATPTYPSMPPKSLSASKISINSDSAYMQPTHYRRSEKERLARERYERSATKTNALQHRANMHARSVEHLNHYNGMERRRDCSLAADTHARMLADMRSVKSLDFDSENEVKPISDTVSEVRAVRPTPPKKPLRLSLQRAQSLQTVELLPNCDTTAEKKRPMKRAHINDKPSGEREGAILIENCKPLQTASLGRPRANI
- the LOC129243428 gene encoding uncharacterized protein LOC129243428 isoform X2, with the protein product MSDAEANLINSAQSQCATTGRRRKVSSLAGTLSARSCRSETKELRSALQDREAVIQNLRIQLCLGKLPRPTGPPLNENEKPAAEQKLQRLKAEAENKKIKIKNLKTALEKLDITDNIDTRIRQAELEYALGREELQMLSIVEEARALQARLEKSKPELQTIYNILNSGDVLSLHAVHATTGRWAAHTKSDQPGFFVEWALDGDGLYKGDRILEINGKMIACRTKEELQKIIGNSGKCQIVVLRKKCAPIPQKVIDQEKENSMRLQHRISYLEEQVRELQTAKEQQQQSHQTQLLPQTPQAHTTAAHINNTANSHVTSISISSPPSSPPDNKPLVFQRGNYITTLVGGKPIELLGENTAADQNALSKSNSVAHVTKTLIKENTQIDLHPPRTPRVCATPTYPSMPPKSLSASKISINSDSAYMQPTHYRRSEKERLARERYERSATKTNALQHRANMHARSVEHLNHYNGMERRRDCSLAADTHARMLADMRSVKSLDFDSENEVKPISDTVSEVRAVRPTPPKKPLRLSLQRAQSLQTVELLPNCDTTAEKKRPMKRAHINDKPSGEREGAILIENCKPLQTASLGRPRANI